A stretch of Triticum aestivum cultivar Chinese Spring chromosome 1D, IWGSC CS RefSeq v2.1, whole genome shotgun sequence DNA encodes these proteins:
- the LOC123182223 gene encoding transcription factor ILR3, which yields MSCGGVGQGGWLLDYGLVEEEIQASDFIYMVDDPPVSSVILGFDAPRREDAAAAAQDNSGAKKRSRPESSAQPGTKACREKLRRDRLNERFSELCAVLEPGKPPKADKVAILSDATRLLDQLRAEAQKLKASNESLQDSIKSLKSEKSELRDEKTQLKAERERLEQMLKGVSAAAAAPRQYVPHPAAAAAPQFHPAAAYAHAGKFVPAYAAGYPPPAAFWQWIPPTSLDTSKDPAHWPPVA from the exons ATGAGCTGCGGCGGCGTGGGGCAGGGCGGGTGGCTGCTGGACTACGGCCTCGTGGAGGAGGAGATCCAGGCCTCCGACTTCATCTACATGGTCGACGACCCGCCGGTCTCCAG CGTCATACTGGGCTTCGATGCTCCCAGGAGGGAGGACGCCGCGGCGGCTGCCCAGGACAACTCCGGCGCCAAGAAGAG ATCCCGTCCAGAGTCGAGCGCGCAGCCCGGCACCAAGGCATGCCGCGAGAAGCTCCGGCGAGACAGGCTCAACGAGAG GTTCAGTGAGCTGTGCGCCGTTTTGGAGCCCGGGAAGCCACCCAAGGCCGACAAGGTCGCCATCCTCAGCGACGCCACCCGCCTCCTGGACCAGCTGCGCGCCGAGGCCCAGAAGCTCAAGGCCTCGAACGAGTCGCTCCAGGACTCCATCAAGAGCCTCAAG TCGGAGAAGTCGGAGCTGCGGGACGAGAAGACGCAGCTGAAGGCCGAGAGGGAGAGGCTGGAGCAGATGCTCAAGGGCGTCAGCGCGGCCGCGGCCGCCCCGCGGCAGTACGTCCCGCACCCGGCCGCCGCGGCCGCGCCGCAGTTCCACCCCGCCGCGGCGTACGCGCACGCCGGCAAGTTCGTCCCGGCGTACGCCGCGGGCTACCCGCCGCCGGCCGCGTTCTGGCAGTGGATACCGCCGACGTCGCTGGACACGTCCAAGGACCCCGCGCACTGGCCGCCGGTCGCGTGA